A region from the Vicia villosa cultivar HV-30 ecotype Madison, WI linkage group LG3, Vvil1.0, whole genome shotgun sequence genome encodes:
- the LOC131662639 gene encoding DExH-box ATP-dependent RNA helicase DExH14 isoform X2, giving the protein MRSEDFHEVALTVYRLFSRPIEEEEDSIDRIIFDKKLELENLVGHAIADTKLREVASLAQKLLILQPNNTNSSISLERHHDVDEDMEFGDDLVFQPPTRFLVDVSLDDGDIADFKNTVSLAFQKEEYSHTDPTNNFVAEVEKFNLTWLRDACDKIVRNCNSQLSRDELAMAICRVLNSEKPGEEIAGDLLDLVGDNAFETVQNLLLHRKEIVDSIHYGLSVFKSDTSATNAQSRMPSYGTQVTVQTESDKQIDKLRRKEEKRNRRGIEQAGGDDLSTLDFSSLLQASERKHLVDGMIGTGDRAIAVNALPEGTIKKYCKGYEEVIVPPKPTAPMKPGERLIEISELDDFAQAAFRGYKSLNRIQSRIFQTVYGTNENILVCAPTGAGKTNIAMISILHEIGQHFKDGYLHKDEFKIVYVAPMKALAAEVTSTFSQRLSPLNMSVRELTGDMQLSKNELEETQMIVTTPEKWDVITRKSSDMSLSMLVKLLIIDEVHLLNDDRGPVIEALVARTLRQVESSQSMIRIVGLSATLPNYLEVAQFLRVNPDTGLFFFDASYRPVPLAQQYIGISEPNFATRNELLNDICYRKVVDSIKQGHQAMVFVHSRKDTAKTAKKLTELAQRSDELLLFNNDAHPQYFFMKKEVIKSKNKDLVELFGFGMGIHHAGMLRSDRGLTERLFSEGLLKVLVCTATLAWGVNLPAHTVVIKGTQIYDAKAGGWRDLGMLDVMQIFGRAGRPQFDKSGEGIIITSHDKLAYYLRLLTSQLPIESQFISSLKDNLNAEVALGTVTNVKEACAWLGYTYLFIRMRMNPLAYGIGWDEVMADPGLSSKQRSLVIDAARSLDKAKMMRFDEKSGNFYCTELGRIASHFYIQYSSVETYNEMLRRHMSDSEVINMIAHSSEFENIAVREEEQNELEMLARSSCPLEIKGGPSNKHGKISILIQLYISRGSMDSFSLVSDASYISASLARIMRALFEVCLRRGWCETSLFMLNYCKSVDRQVWPHQHPLRQFDRDLSSEILRKLEERGADLDHLMEMEEKDIGALIRYAPGGRLVKQYLGYFPSLQLSATVSPITRTVLKVDLVITPAFIWKDRFHGTAQRWWILVEDSENDHIYHSELFTLTKRMAKGEPYKLSFTVPIFEPHPPQYYIHAVSDSWLHAEAFYTITFHNLPLPEVSTSHTELLDLKPLPVSSLGNTDYEALYKFSHFNPIQTQTFHVLYHTDNNVLLGAPTGSGKTISAELAMLRLFNTHPDMKVIYIAPLKAIVRERMSDWKKRLVSQLGKKMVEMTGDYTPDLMALLSANIIISTPEKWDGISRNWHTRSYVTKVGLIILDEIHLLGADRGPILEVIVSRMRYISSQTERAVRFVGLSTALANAGDLGDWLGVEEIGLFNFKPSVRPVPLEVHIQGYPGKYYCPRMNSMNKPAYAAICTHSPAKPVLIFVSSRRQTRLTALDLIQFAASDEHSRQFLNMPEEALQMVLSQVSDQNLRHTLQFGIGLHHAGLNDKDRSFVEELFANNKIQVLVCTSTLAWGVNLPAHLVIIKGTEFFDGKSKRYVDFPITDILQMMGRAGRPQFDQHGKAVILVHEPKKSFYKKFLYEPFPVESSLRERLHDHLNAEIVSGTIHNKQDAVHYLTWTYLFRRLMVNPAYYGLENVEPEFISSYLSSLVQSTFEDLEDSGCIKMDEDAVESVMLGSVASQYYLSYMSVSMFGSNIGPDTSLEVFLHVLSAAAEFDELPVRHNEEKFNEALSEKVRYPVDKNLLEDPHTKANLLFQCHFSQLELPISDYVTDLKSVLDQSIRIIQAMIDICANSGWLSSSITCMHLLQMVMQGLWFDKDSSLWMLPCMNADLVTSLSKRGIYSIQELLDIPKAALQTVTENFPASKLYQDLQHFPNVKMKLKLQQKETDGEKGHIINIRLEKHNSRRHSSRAFVPRFPKIKEEQWWLVLGNTSTSELYALKRVSFSDHLVTSMKLPQTTANLQDIKVFLVSDCYIGFEQEHSIK; this is encoded by the exons ATGCGCTCTGAGGATTTCCATGAAGTGGCACTGACTGTGTACCGTCTGTTTAGCAGGCCAATTGAAGAGGAGGAGGACTCTATTGATAGaattatttttgataaaaa GTTAGAATTGGAAAACCTTGTTGGTCATGCAATTGCTGATACCAAGTTGAGAGAAGTTGCATCTCTAGCACAAAAACTATTAATTTTGCAACCTAACAATACAAACTCTTCCATTTCTTTGGAAAGACATCATGATGTTGACGAAGATATGGAATTTGGAGATGATTTGGTTTTTCAACCCCCAACTCGTTTCTTGGTTGATGTATCCTTAGATGATGGAGACATAGCAGATTTCAAAAACACAGTTTCTCTAGCATTCCAGAAAGAAGAGTACAGTCATACTGACCCAACAAATAATTTTGTTGCCGAAGTAGAAAAGTTCAATTTGACTTGGTTAAGAGATGCATGTGATAAAATTGTAAGGAATTGTAATTCACAGTTATCCCGAGATGAACTGGCAATGGCCATTTGCAGGGTTCTTAATTCAGAAAAGCCCGGTGAAGAG ATAGCTGGAGATTTGTTGGATCTTGTTGGGGATAATGCATTTGAAACTGTGCAAAATCTTCTATTG CACCGGAAAGAGATTGTTGATTCTATTCATTATGGCTTATCAGTATTCAAGTCTGATACAAGTGCTACAAATGCTCAGTCTCGCATGCCTAGTTATGGGACACAG GTGACTGTACAAACAGAATCAGACAAACAAATTGACAAGCTTCGGCGCAAGGAGGAAAAGCGAAACAGGCGAGGAATAGAACAAGCTGGGGGTGATGACTTGTCTACACTGGATTTCTCATCTTTACTTCAAGCAAGCGAGAGGAAACATTTGGTTGATGGGATGATTGGTACTGGAGATAGGGCAATAGCTGTTAATGCCCTTCCTGAAGGAACTATCAAAAAGTATTGTAAGGGGTATGAAGAGGTTATTGTTCCCCCAAAACCAACTGCGCCAATGAAACCTGGAGAAAGACTG ATTGAGATCAGTGAGTTAGATGACTTTGCTCAAGCCGCTTTTCGTGGTTACAAATCGCTGAACCGTATTCAGAGCAGGATATTTCAAACTGTTTATGGAACCAATGAGAATATACTC GTGTGTGCCCCCACAGGAGCTGGAAAAACTAACATAGCTATGATTTCAATTCTTCATGAG ATTGGACAACACTTCAAGGATGGTTACTTGCATAAAGATGAATTTAAGATAGTTTATGTTGCTCCAATGAAG GCTTTGGCTGCAGAAGTTACATCAACATTCAGCCAACGTTTGTCTCCGTTGAATATGAGTGTCAGAGAGCTTACTGGAGATATGCAGCTCTCTAAAAATGAACTAGAAGAAACTCAG ATGATAGTGACAACTCCTGAGAAATGGGATGTCATAACTCGCAAGAGCAGTGACATGTCACTCTCGATGCTGGTGAAGCTCTTAATTATTGATGAAGTGCATCTACTCAATGATGATAGAGGTCCTGTAATAGAGGCTTTAGTTGCTAGGACACTGCGGCAG GTGGAGTCAAGCCAGTCAATGATACGCATTGTGGGCCTTTCTGCCACACTCCCCAATTATCTAGAG GTTGCACAGTTTCTCAGAGTTAATCCAGACACAGGTCTTTTCTTCTTTGATGCAAGTTACCGCCCAGTGCCTCTTGCACAACAGTATATTGGAATCAGTGAGCCAAACTTTGCAACTCGTAATGAATTGTTGAATGATATATGCTATCGGAAG GTTGTTGATTCTATTAAGCAAGGTCATCAGGCGATGGTATTTGTTCATTCACGAAAAGACACTGCAAAGACTGCTAAGAAACTG ACTGAACTTGCACAAAGGAGTGACGAACTTTTACTCTTCAataatgatgcacatccacagtATTTCTTTATGAAG AAAGAAGTCATTAAATCAAAAAACAAAGATCTCGTTGAACTTTTTGGTTTTGGCATGGGTATTCATCATGCTGGGATGTTACGTTCAGATAGAGGACTGACTGAAAGGCTTTTCTCTGAGGGACTTTTGAAG GTACTCGTATGTACAGCAACTCTGGCATGGGGTGTCAATCTACCTGCTCACACAGTTGTCATTAAG GGAACCCAAATATATGACGCAAAAGCTGGTGGGTGGCGAGACCTGGGTATGCTTGATGTAATGCAG ATATTTGGGCGAGCTGGGAGACCACAGTTTGATAAAAGTGGCGAAGGTATCATCATTACATCTCACGACAAACTCGCATATTATTTGCGACTATTGACAAGTCAACTCCCTATAGAAAGCCAG TTTATTAGCTCGTTGAAAGATAATTTGAATGCAGAGGTTGCATTGGGTACTGTAACTAATGTTAAAGAAGCCTGTGCATGGCTAGGATATACTTATCTTTTCATAAGGATGAGGATGAATCCTTTGGCATATGGTATTGGTTGGGATGAG GTGATGGCAGATCCTGGTTTGAGTTCTAAGCAAAGATCTCTTGTTATTGATGCTGCACGTTCACTTGATAAAGCAAAAATGATGAGGTTTGATGAGAAAAGTGGCAATTTTTACTGTACTGAGCTTGGTCGCATTGCAAGCCACTTTTACATTCAATATTCCAGTGTTGAAACATACAATGAAATGTTAAGACGTCACATGAGTGATAGTGAG GTGATTAACATGATTGCACATTCATCTGAATTTGAGAATATTGCCGTTCGAGAAGAAGAACAGAATGAGCTAGAGATGTTGGCACGCTCATCATGTCCATTAGAAATTAAGGGCGGTCCTTCCAACAAACATGGAAAGATTTCCATTTTGATTCAG TTGTACATATCTCGAGGCTCTATGGATTCTTTCTCCTTGGTTTCTGACGCTTCATACATAAGTGCAAGCTTGGCTCGTATAATGCGAGCTTTGTTTGAGGTTTGTCTGCGAAGAGGCTGGTGTGAGACGTCTTTGTTCATGTTGAATTATTGCAAATCTGTAGATCGCCAAGTTTGGCCACACCAACATCCTCTTAGACAATTTGACAGGGACCTTTCATCAGAA ATATTGCGGAAGCTTGAAGAGCGAGGGGCTGACTTAGATCACCTGATGGAGATGGAGGAGAAAGATATTGGGGCATTAATTCGTTATGCACCTGGAGGAAGG TTGGTTAAGCAATACCTAGGGTATTTTCCATCACTTCAGTTATCAGCTACCGTGAGTCCAATAACCAGAACTGTCTTGAAG GTTGATCTGGTCATAACTCCAGCTTTTATTTGGAAAGATCGTTTTCATGGTACTGCCCAACGCTGGTGGATTTTGGTAGAG GACTCCGAGAATGATCATATTTACCATTCGGAACTTTTTACCTTGACAAAGCGGATGGCTAAGGGAGAACCTTACAAGCTTTCCTTCACTGTGCCTATATTTGAGCCACATCCACCACAATATTACATTCATGCTGTTTCTGATTCATGGCTTCATGCAGAGGCATTCTATACTATTACCTTCCATAATTTACCATTGCCAGAG GTCAGTACTTCTCATACAGAACTTCTTGATTTAAAGCCTCTTCCAGTGTCGTCTCTTGGAAACACTGATTATGAAGCGCTATACAAATTTTCACATTTTAACCCAATACAAACACAG ACTTTTCATGTCTTGTATCACACAGACAACAATGTTCTATTAGGAGCTCCAACTGGGAGTGGAAAAACTATATCTGCTGAGCTTGCTATGCTCCGGCTTTTCAATACTCATCCGGACATGAAG GTGATTTATATAGCACCTCTGAAGGCTATTGTCAGGGAAAGAATGAGTGACTGGAAAAAGCGTCTTGTGTCTCAGCTAGGGAAAAAAATG GTTGAAATGACTGGAGACTATACTCCTGATTTGATGGCTCTCTTGTCGGCCAATATCATCATATCTACTCCTGAAAAGTGGGATGGTATAAGTCGTAATTGGCATACTCGTAGCTATGTCACAAAG GTTGGACTTATCATATTGGATGAGATTCACTTGTTGGGAGCTGATCGTGGGCCCATCCTTGAG GTAATTGTTTCTAGGATGAGATATATTTCATCACAAACAGAGCGTGCAGTACGGTTTGTAGGTCTTTCTACAGCTCTGGCGAATGCAgg TGATTTAGGTGATTGGTTAGGCGTGGAGGAGATTGGACTCTTCAATTTCAAGCCAAGTGTGAGGCCTGTACCTTTGGAAGTTCATATCCAG GGGTATCCTGGAAAGTATTACTGCCCCCGAATGAACAGTATGAATAAACCAGCATATGCTGCAATATGCACACATTCACCTGCAAAACCAGTTCTTATATTTGTCTCATCACGGCGTCAAACAAGACTTACTGCACTAGATCTAATCCAG TTTGCTGCTTCAGATGAGCATTCAAGGCAATTTCTTAATATGCCTGAAGAAGCACTGCAGATGGTCCTGTCTCAAGTCTCTGACCAAAACTTGAGGCATACTTTACAATTTGGCATCGGTTTGCATCATGCAGGCCTGAATGACAAAGACAGATCTTTTGTTGAGGAGCTTTTTGCAAATAACAAGATTCAG GTATTGGTTTGTACCAGCACATTGGCTTGGGGTGTGAATCTTCCAGCTCATCTAGTGATTATCAAG GGGACAGAATTCTTTGATGGGAAATCAAAGAGGTACGTTGATTTTCCAATCACTGATATCTTGCAAATGATGGGTCGTGCTGGACGGCCTCAATTTGATCAACACGGAAAGGCAGTGATACTTGTTCATGAACCCAAGAAAAGTTTCTACAAAAAG TTCTTGTATGAACCCTTTCCTGTTGAGAGTAGTTTGAGGGAGCGTCTGCATGATCACTTAAATGCCGAAATAGTTTCTGGTACAATCCACAATAAACAAGATGCAGTGCATTACCTTACATGGACTTACTTATTCCGTAGACTG ATGGTCAATCCTGCATACTATGGATTGGAGAATGTAGAGCCTGAATTTATAAGTTCGTATTTGTCTAG CCTAGTACAGAGCACATTTGAGGATTTGGAAGACAGTGGATGCATAAAGATGGATGAAGATGCAGTGGAGTCGGTGATGTTGGGGTCAGTAGCATCTCAGTATTACCTCAGCTACATGAGTGTatcaatgtttggttcaaacaTCGGTCCGGATACGTCACTTGAA GTCTTTCTGCATGTCTTATCTGCTGCTGCCGAATTTGATGAACTTCCTGTGCGTCACAATGAG GAAAAATTCAATGAAGCACTTTCTGAAAAAGTTAGATATCCCGTTGATAAGAATCTTTTAGAAGATCCCCATACCAAAGCAAATCTTCTTTTCCAG TGTCATTTTTCCCAATTGGAGTTACCAATTAGTGACTATGTCACAGACTTGAAATCAGTATTAGATCAGAGCATACGCATAATCCAGGCCATGATTGATATATGTGCAAATAGTGGTTGGCTTTCGAGCTCTATTACTTGCATGCATCTTCTGCAAATGGTAATGCAG GGTTTGTGGTTTGACAAGGACTCTTCATTGTGGATGCTGCCATGCATGAATGCTGATCTTGTGACATCACTAAGCAAAAGAGGAATCTATAGTATACAAGAATTGCTAGATATTCCCAAGGCAGCATTGCAAACTGTAACTGAAAATTTCCCGGCTTCAAAATTGTACCAG GATCTACAACACTTCCCTAATGTTAAAATGAAGTTAAAGCTTCAGCAGAAGGAAACTGATGGTGAGAAGGGCCACATAATAAACATCAGATTAGAAAAGCACAATTCTAGACGACACTCATCAAGAGCATTTGTTCCTCGATTTCCAAAG ATAAAAGAGGAGCAATGGTGGCTGGTTCTTGGTAATACCTCTACGTCTGAGCTATATGCACTGAAAAGAGTTTCTTTCTCGGATCATTTAGTTACATCGATGAAGTTGCCTCAAACTACAGCTAATCTTCAG GATATAAAAGTGTTTCTGGTCTCTGACTGTTACATTGGGTTTGAGCAAGAGCATTCCATTAAATAA